The following proteins come from a genomic window of Rhodobacteraceae bacterium S2214:
- a CDS encoding class I SAM-dependent methyltransferase — MTASVIPDIGSPDADLDPSGDRYAQRFAGPVGEYLLSRQTEALLDLLKDMPNATVLDIGGGHGQSARPLLAAGHKVTVMSSSRAAWGQIADLDHPELERTVGPLLELPFADKSYDVVLAFRMMAHVGNWQQLLDEMTRVSRRAVIIDFPLPGGANLAKPALLWAKKQAEGNTRDYATMARRDVHKHLNVRGFGIKGEVGQFVMPMVVHRTMKAPLVSRTTEAAFRAIGLDRVTGTPVVLRADRMP; from the coding sequence ATGACTGCATCTGTGATTCCAGATATCGGGTCGCCCGATGCCGACTTGGACCCTTCAGGCGATAGGTATGCCCAGCGTTTTGCCGGTCCGGTGGGGGAATATTTGCTGTCACGTCAGACAGAAGCGTTGCTTGATCTTCTCAAGGATATGCCAAATGCAACTGTCCTCGATATCGGCGGAGGTCACGGACAATCCGCACGTCCGCTATTGGCAGCGGGACACAAAGTCACAGTCATGTCGAGCAGTCGTGCGGCGTGGGGTCAGATCGCCGACCTTGACCACCCCGAACTTGAACGAACGGTAGGCCCGCTATTGGAATTGCCCTTTGCCGACAAAAGTTATGACGTGGTACTGGCCTTTCGCATGATGGCCCATGTTGGCAATTGGCAGCAACTTTTGGACGAAATGACCCGGGTCTCGCGGCGTGCGGTGATCATCGATTTCCCGCTGCCTGGCGGGGCTAACTTGGCAAAACCAGCGCTTTTGTGGGCGAAGAAACAGGCAGAGGGGAACACCCGCGACTACGCAACAATGGCTAGGCGCGATGTGCATAAGCACCTTAACGTGCGCGGTTTTGGCATCAAAGGTGAGGTGGGGCAATTTGTCATGCCGATGGTCGTCCACCGGACCATGAAAGCACCACTTGTTTCGCGAACCACCGAGGCCGCGTTTCGAGCGATTGGATTGGATCGTGTCACGGGGACGCCGGTGGTTTTGCGCGCGGATCGCATGCCATGA
- a CDS encoding sugar transferase — protein sequence MYHFDFTQTSNLWTTQSKTKRAFDIFVAATMLVLFAPSMLLIAICLFLVSPGPVIYAHKRVGKGNVPFYCLKFRTMAIDAEQRLEDLLNADPEMRREWKQTRKLRHDPRIVAGIGNLLRKSSLDELPQIINVLRGDMSIVGPRPIVEDELAHYGGFKNAYLSVRPGLTGPWQTSERSDGLYVSRVMKDVDYIYNASLRTDISLIYTTASKLVNLRLGGAY from the coding sequence ATGTATCATTTCGATTTCACTCAGACATCCAATTTGTGGACAACACAATCTAAGACTAAGCGCGCATTCGATATTTTCGTAGCAGCGACAATGCTTGTTCTCTTTGCGCCATCAATGCTGCTTATCGCAATTTGCCTCTTTCTGGTCAGCCCTGGCCCCGTCATTTATGCACACAAGCGGGTCGGGAAAGGCAATGTACCGTTTTATTGCCTCAAGTTCAGAACAATGGCGATCGACGCCGAGCAACGTCTCGAGGATTTACTTAACGCTGACCCTGAAATGCGGCGAGAATGGAAACAGACACGGAAATTACGGCATGATCCTCGAATTGTAGCCGGAATCGGAAATCTGTTGCGTAAATCAAGCCTTGATGAACTGCCGCAGATCATTAATGTTTTACGCGGTGATATGAGTATCGTTGGCCCGCGCCCAATCGTTGAAGATGAACTTGCGCACTACGGCGGCTTTAAAAATGCTTATCTTTCGGTGCGTCCCGGACTTACAGGTCCGTGGCAGACATCAGAACGGTCGGATGGATTGTATGTATCTCGGGTGATGAAGGATGTGGATTACATCTACAATGCGAGTTTGCGCACCGATATTTCACTAATCTACACGACTGCGAGTAAGCTGGTAAACTTGCGGTTGGGTGGCGCTTACTAG
- a CDS encoding NAD-dependent epimerase/dehydratase family protein: MAEDTRKLALVTGATGFTGGRLAEMLVAQGYCVRAMVRDTDGAAAHSLRGHGVETVQGDLTDTIAIKDAMQSVTHLFNIAAAYRDASHPDDYYFQVNRDAVRDLINAAETAGVGRIVHCSTCGVHGDVSEIPANEQTAFRPGDVYQRSKLEGEEIAREAMARGVPISVIRPTGIYGPGDLRFLKLFRTVENGTFRMFGDGDIAYHMTYIDDIVQGLILAAEHPAAIGEVFLIGDENYTTLNRLVAEVARVLDVAPPRGHLPVAPLMAAAVVCEAICKPFGIDPPLHRRRVSFFTKARAFSVDKAKLMIGFQPQTSLSDGLRLTAEWYRDTGKLPPAKPKRAA; the protein is encoded by the coding sequence ATGGCGGAAGATACTAGGAAACTGGCGCTTGTCACAGGTGCTACGGGGTTCACTGGAGGGCGGCTGGCAGAAATGCTGGTGGCACAAGGCTACTGTGTCCGTGCCATGGTCCGAGATACAGATGGCGCGGCGGCACACTCTTTGCGTGGGCACGGCGTCGAGACAGTCCAGGGGGATTTGACCGATACAATCGCGATCAAAGACGCGATGCAAAGCGTTACACATCTCTTTAACATCGCAGCTGCCTACCGTGATGCCAGTCATCCCGATGATTACTATTTTCAGGTGAACAGAGACGCTGTGCGTGACTTGATCAACGCCGCTGAAACCGCCGGTGTTGGGCGCATTGTCCATTGTTCGACTTGCGGCGTTCATGGAGACGTGAGCGAAATTCCCGCCAACGAACAAACAGCGTTTCGGCCCGGCGACGTTTATCAACGTTCGAAACTAGAAGGCGAAGAGATTGCGCGCGAAGCTATGGCACGTGGCGTGCCCATCTCAGTGATCCGTCCAACTGGTATCTATGGTCCCGGCGATCTGCGATTTCTAAAATTGTTTCGCACCGTCGAAAACGGGACATTTCGAATGTTTGGCGACGGTGACATCGCGTACCATATGACGTACATCGACGACATTGTGCAGGGCTTAATTCTAGCAGCCGAACATCCTGCCGCGATTGGTGAAGTGTTCCTAATCGGGGATGAAAACTATACCACTCTCAATCGTTTGGTCGCCGAAGTTGCACGCGTTCTCGATGTTGCGCCACCACGCGGTCATTTGCCCGTTGCACCGCTGATGGCAGCCGCCGTTGTTTGCGAAGCAATTTGTAAGCCTTTTGGCATTGACCCACCTCTGCACCGACGGCGCGTGTCCTTCTTCACGAAAGCCCGCGCATTTTCAGTGGATAAAGCCAAACTAATGATCGGATTTCAGCCGCAGACGAGCCTTTCTGATGGATTGCGTCTAACTGCAGAGTGGTACCGCGACACCGGCAAACTGCCTCCTGCTAAGCCAAAGCGTGCAGCATGA